Genomic window (Kwoniella dendrophila CBS 6074 chromosome 1, complete sequence):
ATTATAGagatatatcattcaatgcattattattttgatatacCATATGTGATTTTTGCATTTAAAAAACGATAGCATCATGGTTGTAACTCCAATATGATTTCATTCTCTGAATCCCATGCTAAATACTCAAATACTCATCACATGTATCCCTTCTAACACCGACCTCATTTTTTCTATACTTTGTGATCCCACCATACAATTCGTCAACATTAGAAGAAAGCACCTagaaatatcaaaagagAGTAAGTTTGTTATAGTAGAGCAggatatttgatttaattcGAGAATccgaaaaaaaagaaaggtaaaaataaaaaCCCAAAAACTCACTCATACTACTTAATTGTCTATAGACATCAGCACCTAATCTAAGTCTTAATGTAGAAGCAAATTGAATTAAACATTGTGATTGGTGTTTTAATATATTTAATTGGATTAATCTTGAATGATCACCATATGGAGAATTTTTTAATTGTGTAGATAATAAATGTAAACAtttcattgttgttattatgatttcatctaaatttgaaattatAGGTTGATCTAAAATTTGTTTAaaattatttgaatattttgaaattgatgaagaatcattatctaatggtaataaattggttgatttaAATGTCTAATCGAAttaaaatgaaaaaaagTCAGTTAGTATACATTTTACATTTTTGTTCAATGTATTTATTTGCCGATAATTACTCACctctaaagctaaatcaggtCTATCATCTTGGAATTGTTTTAAAcccaatttcaatttcaataaaaCTTCTAAAGTTTCCCAATGTAATTTTGAAACTTTAGTTCTTTTACtaaaatctttttcataAACATTAAAAACTTTTTGAGCCAAAGTATaaatatcatttataccACCAAAAGATCCTGATAAACCAATTGTTTTACTATGTTCACTATCTAAATTTTCTGTCGCTGAAGAAGAGCTAGATAATGATTGACCTAAAGATTTATTTACGGTTTCaacaactttatcaaattcacctgataaatgatataattcaattgaatcgATTAAAGAAGAATCTAATAAACTTTGTTCAGCAGCGGATAAAACAACTTGTTTTAaataatctttttcatcttgtaattttaataaagataaatctttttcaatgaTACCAAATTCTTTTGTTCCATCAGATTTCACACTACCTAATAATTTTGAccatgattttgatgataatactATATCTCTGACTAATTCTAAACTTAactgtttttgtttttgtccaataacaatatttggtgaatcagatgataaagcaaCTAAATATGCATATTGTAATGCTGTTTGAGGTTCTAATCtgaaaaatggtgaaatGTATTGTTTGATCAATCGAGGGAAGTTTAGGTACGATATATCGGCATCATCAGTTGTTACTGTGTAAGAGAGTATAGTCTATCAGCTGTGATCCAAAAGCTCTTTCATCCTAGCAGACACTCACAGAGTTCTGCTTCTTCGCCTTTGGAAGGTACTCTCAATAGCCCGTAGTAGTTCAAGGCGATAGCGAAGTGGACAGCATCAGTTTTGAGTTGAGGTTTCGAGTACAAGTACGCGATAGCCTGTTAAGATACGTGTAATATCAGCAATGTATCCTGCCATGACcggtaaaaaagaaatcatcacAGCATACCTTTTCAAATTGAGCGGTAAACAACAAAAGGTTGAACCAACTTAGAGGTTTAGTAccattttgatcaaatttatcatgaCCGAATTTTTGGATTAATTTCTGTAGATCTAATAAATCATATTGATCTtgaggtgaatttgatgattcagagTCTTTAATCAGAGATAATTGTAACCACATCCAATCTTCTGTTGTTGAAGCTATTTTTACAGATTTTCTGTTTAATTCAAATCTACCAATTAATTTATATAAAGTATATTTAAATTGATCAACATTTGAATTATTTCTAATATTTGAGTTGAAATCGTTATATAATTGATCACGTTGCGTCTTaggtaatcttctttctgttGATGACAAAACTGTTTTAAACGCTCCAGGGAATGACCAATCATCTCTTGATATATGTTGTTGATTCTCTGCTATTTGATTTAAAGCTTCATCTATATATCCACATCGTACTAGATAATATGTTTGTGCCCATAAGAAAGATCCATTCACGCTCTGTAAGACAGTATATTGTCAGCTGATTTGCTGGTGCTCCAGCGTATCATCCAGCTTACCTCGGGTCGATAAGCATCTCTGGCTTCTTTCGATCTCAATGTTACATCCACAAATGCTCTGATTTTATTCCTTATACCCGGTATACCTCCCAATGCAGCTTCCTTAGGGTTCTTAGCGATGATTTCGTCAACATGTCTTTCGAAACTGTTGATATCGTCTGTTAGCCATATCTCTCAGACAACCCTGGATTGTTACCCAAACTTACTCTCGCTCTAAAAATCGTCTTCCACCCATAACCAATCTTCCTCTAAGCAAAGTAGCATGGTTAGATCGTTGATCACCGAGGTAAGCGGAAGCATACTGTCTTTCTTGGACAGGTTCTCCGGGTGCATAACCAGCATCGTTTGATGTTGAGGCGTAATCGGCAGAGTCTCTCAGTGAGGGTTCATGTGTGAGATAAGCGAGTATATGGTACGAGGCGGGTAAGAGTGGATGTTTCTGTGAGCTCGATGATTAGCTATATCATAACAGGTTTTATTAGCAATCAGGTGAAACTTGCAGAATCGCCTTTAACAGTTTCTTCTAACGCTTGACAGAGTTCAAATGGTTCTTTACGCAATCTCCGTTGATTGAGTTCCTGCTCGACAGATGTCAGCTTTCCTATCTAGTCGATATCGAGTGCGAAGCTGACTTACCCCGATGACACGTTCATATCTAACCATTTTAGTATGCATgactaaaccaccttctctaGATTCggatgttgatttaccaagCTGAGACTGAGCCATTGGGAACTATATAATGACAAACATCGTTAGCTATGCTTGGAGGCAGCATTGAAAAGGTATATAGCTTACCCGTCTTGTGCTTGACCCCAAAGCacttttacctaaagctgaacctgataatccaccattacttgatgaacctACAATCCCAGcgatttcttcatctgttacACCAAGTTCGTCTTGTAATACACGAGCTTTTTCAAGTTCCCAATTTTGTAGTATACGTTGTTGGAATTGTTTTTGGAAAGAGTTTATTGTCTATAACCAAGCAGATAGTTCAGTTTTATCAGATCTGCCAACTCCTAAAATCgaatcttcctctttctgAGTGAAAATCAATGACTCACTCGTTGTCTTTGTACTTCGATTCCACCCAAAATAACCATTTCATGCCAATTTCGACCCCAAGCACCAATATCTGAATCGCCAATACCGTAGGAAGGTCCAATATCTCCTAAAGGTTCTAATCTAGATTGCTGAGGAGGTTGtctccttcttcttggtcGGGTCGATGGTTCAGCGTTATTGGGCAACTGAGAGATATTATGGGTGAGTTGAGATGTATTCACACCTAAATTGGAGAGCAAGTTAAACCTGACATGATGAAAAAGGCGTCAGCTAGGTTATAAGATTGACTACAAGTTTGTTTCATTTTCGTCTTCATAGAAGCACACCAATCCACAAATGTGCCTTGACATGATCTTTGATATATTTCCTCTTGAAATAGTATGCAACTTTAGCAGTAGAAATGGTAAATTCACTCACCCTTCACCTTTCTCATTTTTAcccttctttcctcttccagcagcagcttcaCTCATTctttcgatatcatcaataccgAATCTAATTTGAGGTAATTCGGAATCATAGTCAACTTCATTTAGTGAGTTTGCTTGAGCTAATAAAGACGATAATGTTGTATTTGCAGGTGGTctagaagaagttgatcctcctaaaccaccaaaagtTGTTGATCTATTCATTGAgttgttcatcttgattcTTCTCAATACTTAACACCACTtgaagatcaacaacaaaatagTTATATTGCACTTGGAATAAGACGATCTTCTAAAAGCCAGTCAAAGCATCATCAAAGTTGACATTTGAGTTTAGACATGAAAGATTACAACAAAGTCTAACGCGACTTATGACATATCTGCCACACATACATAACTCCGCTGTCATACTAAAACCACTCATAGATATCTCCGTATGGGGCATCTCAGTGTAACGTAGGGTTTAAAAGGGTCCGTGCAGGGTTttgtgtatatgtgtatgAGAAAGAGTGGATATGAGGGATATGTCCGCAATGGATATGGTATTTGCGGTAGAGTCCGGTAACAGGAATTACTAtaattatattatcattatacaTGGTGAGCTCATACATGATAACGTATACACAGCAGATCACCTGTCTCAGAccatcaattataccttcaactcCACCTGCTACAATTACAGTTCTTCTCTGgctttatatatatatatacatatcaatcATAATCAGACATctactttcatcttctctagacatcaataacaatcaaGAGCGGGTAGAAAGACGAGATGGCAGGTCCTCATTACGATTTGTGAGTATTcgatataaagatgaaacgTCAACAATGAAAGACGTGACGACGCGTTCTCATAATCATTAATTTGAAAGACGAAGAAATACATCAGCGAGGTTCATTTGTTCAATaggaagaaggtaaactGATTTATCTATTTGATGATTAGCTTAATCAAATTACTTCTTATTGGTGACTCCGGTATGTCATTGTGGAACCATTGTCAAtccatatcatatcatcctGGAGATGTTTAGTTAAAAATACATCTAAAGCTGCGATTCTTACGAAATAacattatcgtcatcatctaGGTGTCGGAAAGTCATGTTTACTTCTTAGATTCTGTGATGATGCTTGGACTCCATCTTTCATTACTACTATCGGTAAGTAAGGTTTCCACATTTTTACAACGACTCCTATCAACGAAGAAAGCAATTTTGTAGGAATAGAGCAATGGTCACTGGTGGCAAGAAGATCATTGAAAGAAGTGTTATTAGATAGGGATATCAAGCTATAGGAAGAGATAGTTTGTTTGATGTCAGACTGCGAATAAGACAGTGTCGACAAAGTGCCTCGTGCTAATTCAAGCGATTTGCCATAAATAGGTATCGATTTCAAAATTAGAACTATTGAATTAGATGGAAAGAGAATCAAATTACAGATTGTAAGCAGCATCAATCGATGGGCGGCACTCTTTCAATACTTACTAATGATGGATTACCgatatcttcttgaatttttAGTGGGATACAGCTGGTACGTTAAACCTTCTTGATGTAATTATTAACCTGTTCATGAGCCATATACAAGTCTTCCCTTGAGACTAGCCCGGTATCTCAGCTGCTTGAAGCACATTGCGAAAAGGCCAAACGTTGAATAGAGAACTGATTGCGTTTGTGAAATTCATGCAGGTCAAGAAAGATTCAGAACCATCACAACTGCTTATTACCGAGGTGCTATGGGTATTCTGTTGGTATACGATGTCACAGATGAGAAATCATTCAACAGTAAGTCTACAGAAATCTCAAAATTCACACGCCTAAGGTCAAACATGATTAAATAGTTATGACAATCAAGCTGCATATAAAGTTCCATCGCGCTGAGTGGTTACGAGTGCGTAACCTGTATGAATCACACGCTGACAAGCCTATTTACTACGCTGATAGATATCCGAACATGGCACGCAAATATCGAACAACATGCTTCTGCTGGCGTAAATAAGATTTTAATTGGTAACAAATGTGATTGGGATGAGAAAAGAGTTGTAACAATAGAACAAGGTCGAGCATTAGCCGATGAATTTGGCTTAAGATTCTTGGAAACCTCAGCTAAAGCCAATGAAGGTGTCGAAGAGGCTTTCTTTACTCTAGCTAGGTGAGTGTTCTTTAGACGGTGTTTGGGTAGTCTGGGTGTGAATGTTTTAAGGATAGAAAGATTCTTAAGCTTGTCGTAAGCCCAGGCAAAAGGCCACTTGTGTGTAGGCGGTCATGGACTTCGAGTAGAAGTGCTTGTGGTCTGTGAAGATGGTTAACGCTGGACTGGAAATCGCATCACAAGCGCTAGAAAGGTAGACGTGCAGCTTGGGAAAACAAAATAATATGAAGGAAACCCAGTTGCTGATCATACATTCCTTGTACCCCTGTAGAGACATCAAGACCCGACTTATCGACTCTCAACCACAAGAAGCTGCACCTGTATCACTTGGGGCTGATCGAAGAGGTGTAGATGTTAACAAGCAATCTACCAGTACATCCGGAGGATGTTGCAGTTAAGCGTAATCCTAGAGGTGGTGCGAAGTCCACGGGAGATGGTGGATGAAGTATGGTCTAAAGAGTGGAATTAGGTCAAGAAAAGTGGAAATTGATTCCACAGTTGGAGATAGAGAAATGATGTCCTTTTTTACGAATCCTCTTCCACATTGCAATCCCATTTTAATCACATTCAACTATTTTTTTCGTTTCTGATTTCATTTAttcaaaggaagaaagaacCTGTATTGTATGCGGAAGAATCTATTCACTATATACGATTTTCTCGATTTTTATCAAGTTTATGCCATTTTTATCATACACTGATCTTCCAACTGGTAAGATTAAACAAGCAACTTTTTGTTGCTGATGGCAGTGGGTTCACGGCAAGTGGCAAAGACAAAATTTCCGACAAGAGATTGCACATTGATAAGATATGGGGATGTGAAACTGTTTCATCGAGTTCTCGTGTAAACGAATTAGATGTCTATCCAGATCActtgaagagaaattgaaaaaaaaaaaaagctaaaacaacaaaaaccaaataaCGAAAACCTACCTTATGATGGTGGAATCCAAATGACTGAATAGGGAGGAATTGAATGATCGTGCCTCAGACGGAATCGCCGCAAAGCTAAGAAGCGGAATTATCCTTTGAGCGGTACTCACCGCTTTACCATAGATTTACCTGTTTAGGCAAGTCAATCGAAAGGATCCACGTATTATCATTGGTCAGTGGTCAGTGCGCTTTGAAGTATTTTAAGGGAATTTTATATTGAAATAAGTGATGATACGTGGTCTTCGTATttgaaaaggaaattagACGACATGTGTTATAATTGTATTTCCTTATAGTTGATTTTGCAATTGCAATACTTTATGATTATGTTTAACCGCTAATTTCACTATCACGTCGtcctttttcaccatcttATTTGATTGAGATTTGCAACAGAATCACATAGttattatcaattcattatatttccTATAAACCTTTTTAGGAGTCACGTCAGACATTCCAATAGATTAGATAACAATtaataccaaaaaaaaaacaaatatcCTTTGACTATAGTAAACGGGCGGACTTTAGATTAGATTGGGGATCACTTAGTTGATTGccaataataacagtaatcataatcatgTCTGAAGTAtctaatcaaaatcaaaatcaagcttCAACCTCATCTTCTGCTCCTCCTTCAACAGGTTCAGTTCCACcaagtgataatgatggttcAAATACTCCCAAAGTGGGTTTTTCGttttttctatcttttccCCCTTTGCTCCTCATTACCTTTTCAccatatatatcatcagctatTCATCATGTATACCGTTTATCTCAGTCCCGGTATCACCCCTCAGAGGATGGTACTATGCAACACTTGCTGACATCCATGAAAGAGCTTCGGACTAACCCTATATTATTGTTGTCTATTATAGGATCGACATGAACCTAGAGGACGtaaaccaaatgataaattaccaccttcacgAGCACGTGAAGTGCAACGAGCATTTCGACTTCGACGTGCAGAACATTTAGCTACGTTGGAAGAAAGGATCCTAAATCTGGAACAAGAAAATGGATCTTTAAGAGCATTATTAAATTTACCTTTGGCTGATAAAGGTAGAATTGGATCTGGACCTACAGGTAGAGGTAAATCGttaaaagaaggtggtgtacCAATGTCAGAAAGAGTTagagcaagaaaagaagctagagaaagagaaagaagagctttaggtttacctaTGGTAGAAtcttctgaaaatgaaactgatgatgcTATGAATGGTTCTTCAAAAGGTGGAAATTCAAGAGATTTTAGAGATTCAGAAACCCTTTCTCCAAGAGCTAgtttacctccacctccaataTTAcctcatcaacaacaacaaaaccagcaacaacagcaacagcaacaaaaTCACTTACAATCAATCTCATTACCCCTCTCggcagcatcttcatcttcttcacaattccatcaacatcatcaccatcaacaatcCCAACAACATAACATACAACAACCTTTATTTGGTAATCAGAATCAATcgaataacaacaacaacaacaacaataataacaataacaatgtTAATGGAAACATTTCACCTCAACCtttcaattatcaattacctataccatttAATCTACCAGTTTCACCTGATCCTCAATTCCCGGATTTCACGAACAGTTTGAATTCATCAGATTtgtataaatcaaataataGCGGATCAACGCCTAATTTCAGTGGCATGTTTAGTATGTTTGATACGCCATCTACAACTACGACAGATGAACcacaatcttcttcttcaaaaaaTGCTATCTCTCCTATATCACCGCCTATATCAAGTTCGAATAATCATAACAACAATCAGCAGCAGAATCAAGGTAGTGGTGGAGGGGGAGGAGGCGGAGGTGGCATGCAGCAATTAGACCTATTGACACGTTTGAAATCTTGTTGTCACGTATCGGATTCTCATGTAGTAAATGATCCAGGATTATTAGTTTTTGCAACTAGATTATGTCAACAATTTGGATGTTCATTTAATGGTACACATACAGATTTAAATCCaagatcagattcagaaaatTTAACTTTGGAAGATTCATGgaaatcattaaaattaaCTTTAGATCCTGGAGGTGATGCAGATGGTGAAAATAGAATCAATACAGGTAAAATGGCTGCTGAATTAGTTATTAGAGCGgcaaattcaagatcaggtaataatccaaataataatcaaaattggATAATGTGTAGATTCAGAGAAGGTTTAAGTATaaaaaaatcaatgattCAAGCTCTTGTacaaggtttaggtggaactttggattaaaagatcaaaatagAATAGAAAGCGGAAATATCTTTCCAATACTATTTTTACAAAGAAATTCGCAGTTTCAAGGAAAGAAGTTTTTCTATCCCTTGCTGGACCTCactttaccatttgataGAGCTTCCCGGAGACTCTAACGACTTCTCACAGCAGGACAATTTCGGATAATACCTTGATCTAATTATAATGTAGGAAACCTACCTCTCGTTGATAATACTATTTGTACTTTTGTATATCCATAACCATGTATGTGTGTCTAAGGCTGATATAGCTGCAGGCAGAAGTCTTGCAGTATCGCATATAGCTTTTGTATTCGCAGGTGTTTTAACAGCATTGAGCAGGTGTCAATTTGTTTAACCGATTTCTTGACCTCCACTTCGGAGGACCAGTAGTCAACTTTGTTGACGCAATGCATTGAAATTAATGGTTGATCATTGATTTCTCTATATCTCCTTCGAAATCAGTATTTGGCTATTCTCTTGAGCTATTTGACCTTTCTACAGCCTGCTCGAGATGTTAGGTAAGCTATTCGAATCCACAAGGTGTTTTTTACTGTATTGACTTTCAATTACCAACCATCCTTTCAGTTGTTGGTTTAACAGGTGGTATAGCTTCAGGCAAATCAACAGTATCATCGATATTTTCTTCTCAACATGATATACCAATCATAGATGCAGATTTAATAGCTAGAGAAGTTATAGAACCAGGTACAGAAGGATATACATTAGTAGTCAATCATTTTGGTAAAGATCGTATAATATctaaaaatcaagatggagaagaaatTTTAGATAGAGCcgctttaggtgaaataATATTCAATGATTCAAATCAGCGGAAATGGttaaattcaattatacATCCAAGAGTAAGGAAAGAAATTAtaaaaaaaacaataaaatATTGGTTAAATGGTTATTGGTGTGTCATTTTAGATATTCCTTTGCTTATTGAAGCGGGCATGTGGAAATGGGTTGGTGAGATTGTGGTTATTTACGTGTAAGCCTGGGTTTGTGATTGTGGAtcctctctctctctctttttaTTGAATAGATTCTCCTTCGGGACCAAAGAGAATGAGCACGAAAGAGCGAGGAGAAAGAGATGGGTTGGATATTGGAGTGACAGAAGGGATGTTAAGGACATCAAGGAGAGGCGAAACAGGACAGATGACCGGAAGACAGGCAACAGAGGAACGGAAGTGAGAGGAGTGGGGGTAGGAGACGGTCAATTCTATCAATCTTAAAAAATCTCACACGTAGAACAATGTCATGTCCTGTTTCGATATTTCAACTTGGCTGGACTTCATAGTATCGACTTGCCTGTCCTACCCTATAACAGTGATTGCTCGAAAGACTAACGAAGCTGATGAAACGAAATCGATTTGATCCCATGACTATCGTTTAGAAATGAGAAATTGCAACTATCAAGGTTGATCTCTCGACCTTCTTTGAATGGTGGACCTGGATTAACAGAAGATCAAGCAAAATCTCGAATATCATCACAAATGtcattaaaagaaaaattagattataGTACATTtgttttagataattcaggtactaaaaaagatttagaattacAAATTGAAAGATTAGTTTTAAAATGGAAATCACAACaaggttttggttttttaggtggttgGTGGTTTAAATTATGTTGGTTTATACCTCCAATAGGATTAACAGCTGGATTAATGGTTTTATTTACTAGATTTTtaaaatataataatatgatgagaagaagaaaacaaaggaaatcaaaagaaagaagaaaaactAGAGGTGAAGTAGATCAAAGATTTaatacaagagaagaaaatatAGAATTAAGAGAATTTAATGGTAGACCAGGTGGAAGGAGACGTACAGGCACTTCAGAAGGAAGTAGTAGTATATTAGATGAGTAAAACGATTACTCGTCAAGCTTGTATTTGTTTTGCATACATTATGTGTTCCAGTTGCTACATAATTAAGTTCATTGCATAGCTGTGGTATTATAACCACTATACTATATCCCGTCCAAAGCAGTATAAAAACACCACTCACGCAACAAGGATGAGAACGCTAGAATCCACAATGACTAATAAAAAGGCAGGTGAAGTGAAGCAGCATGGTCACCAAGTCATCATATCACAGATATTCAGCGGGACATATTATGTAATGATGGGAGGACCTGCCAAGATGGACGGGTACTGCTTCTCACCATATCAAGAGTACGTTTCTTGTTGTATGCACATACGAAACAAGGCGGAGGCAACCTCACTGAGTTCCCTCGTTCCTGATTCAGCCTATCAGGAGGACGGTAATGACGGTTCACTTTTGTACGCTCAGTGATCGATGACGACAAAATGTCTGTGCATAGGCTTGTAGACGTCTAAATGACCGATTTCGCCCTTCCACTAATCGGGGTGTCGTAGATAGAAGCGGCAGTGGTATGACCTTACTCATATAATATGAGAAAATTTGGCAAGTAACCCTCTTTTTGTAATGATGGCTATATTCGTTTCATAGAAGAGCGCGAACACCATGTTCCACGCGAGTTAATGGATCTATATAAAGAACGCTAGCTTTTCTATGAGCACCGCAGTCTTTCAAAAGTCTTACGCGTGTACCTGCGGTATCAATGTTTTGCTTTGAGATTACAGAACATACAGTAAAAACgatgaaagaaggttttTTTAGCATCAAATTATCAGGTGGAATCGGAAAAGCCACACCGGGTACTAGTTGTACCTGCTATTGTATGATCGTGAATCGGTTACTGAATCTGTATGTACAGGAGTGATAGTATTTCCTACTCTATCAAGTGATAAGACAATATTTTGTATTCGGGTGAATTTCAAAACATATCGCGAGAAAAATAAAATTCTCTTTTACCAGATTATTCAGGATTCGGTTTTGGCATGTCTCAATTTAAAGTGATAGCTTTTTTAGGGTGATTAAGTAGGCCGATCTCCCGTTGCGATGCGATGCTTTTTGATCACAATGATCATTCTCTAGTACTGTCAGTTATAAGTGGATGGTCTCGGTCTTACTAGTATGAGGAATTAAGGGTAATAGTATCCCAGACTAACATAATCTCGGATGTTTATAccatttaatctttttttttctatccTAGCTGTCTTGCCctttttattgtttttgCCTCCTTAAGGAATTACCGCACTAAACCGCACTTTTATAGCaattttgaccttgaccGCGCTCACCATTTTACGCGCTAGTTTTATAcaaaatta
Coding sequences:
- a CDS encoding GTP-binding protein ypt2; the encoded protein is MAGPHYDFLIKLLLIGDSGVGKSCLLLRFCDDAWTPSFITTIGIDFKIRTIELDGKRIKLQIWDTAGQERFRTITTAYYRGAMGILLVYDVTDEKSFNNIRTWHANIEQHASAGVNKILIGNKCDWDEKRVVTIEQGRALADEFGLRFLETSAKANEGVEEAFFTLARDIKTRLIDSQPQEAAPVSLGADRRGVDVNKQSTSTSGGCCS
- a CDS encoding dephospho-CoA kinase, with the protein product MLVVGLTGGIASGKSTVSSIFSSQHDIPIIDADLIAREVIEPGTEGYTLVVNHFGKDRIISKNQDGEEILDRAALGEIIFNDSNQRKWLNSIIHPRVRKEIIKKTIKYWLNGYWCVILDIPLLIEAGMWKWVGEIVVIYVNEKLQLSRLISRPSLNGGPGLTEDQAKSRISSQMSLKEKLDYSTFVLDNSGTKKDLELQIERLVLKWKSQQGFGFLGGWWFKLCWFIPPIGLTAGLMVLFTRFLKYNNMMRRRKQRKSKERRKTRGEVDQRFNTREENIELREFNGRPGGRRRTGTSEGSSSILDE